A window of the Zeugodacus cucurbitae isolate PBARC_wt_2022May chromosome 2, idZeuCucr1.2, whole genome shotgun sequence genome harbors these coding sequences:
- the LOC105214260 gene encoding protein kibra has protein sequence MPKQQPQYHHHHQLQQQQQHNQQQQHHIHQQQQQHNHTTTHHGEYPLPDGWDIATDFDGKTYYIDHNTKKTTWLDPRDRYTKPQSFEDCVGDELPHGWEEAYDPHIGRYYINHIEQSTQLEDPRQEWKSVQEQMLSDYLSAAQDQLENKRELYDIKKQRLQIAQEEYNQLNKLATSRSSLCSSSSSMSRHDPDLLRAEVATSWERVRLLRQELKHITHDITHTQRGMNTLYSVGEKINARQNGCYDIAEVQAIREEMLKVHKSLVSGEKVREELMRSLVEIKNELSRQQINDENAELMNAASPFDRVCVASQTDLCGAGDMNSGARFAEMAKTKLQYSEWRKHIKKLQQQLVDHVERIDPGQLESDKDRILLIQEKEKLLNDLNSISTESRPHEEVHVIQQTRRKLEEDLKEAYEATNQCIAKRLRFHEEKQLLVGELQEALKSTKKLEERLKSFSSESTFSISSGSSLGSLSTASSKSALSFTDIYIDPFAVDSQIDVIDLQRRSQRFYQQQQLQAAQAQLQLQHQHQQQQHQSQMHAHPQLQQQPSSELSLSPRSSLSMETPPASPMKYNANADQVAITSQRLKEEPTYANTPAGAALPPLYQPNPALAAAMVRTHAQDLDSTLLDCMVLEAKLQKLNLSAPLNLPAAPLSPISEKPSLLDLPQEMLSRSSSSSNTRSVSAAVSNESVAGDSGVFEASRAHFPRKELAQVQIGLKYLKDKGVLVVSLERANNLSALWTATADNSQVYLRAALLPNSLTSIRTKAMSDFQKPVFSDTFAVPITLSKLQAKSLQVTVVSMTGQKEEIIGTVQISMAEFNADDSTLKWYNVLSSKFMPTFEPLDMPSTSAAAAAKAAAAAAASTAATPHASASNVAATNAPNVVKEESSDESTITSSQTSTLTRNQVPPFEMQAQITEEIEQLSVNDEDDEDEEDDDVDDDDDNELEELSPDFTKKMLEAYNCIDLIKQEYADKETNTECAFPPEKLRASQQQQQMADDRPVKRSQTFTPSAAVNKNRYICRLNRSDSDSAMHFGVTPHPFHRGAVERRSLRFHTKAPKQVTKLRHTHIPRTSLDLELDLQAQHSKLDFLNDQIAKLQNLKLVLEKGRDNRDPLIAAWAIENEEFQRLVERADPAKCPEEKQLNKLLVKTAKEMHKLRKTKVPKGSPDLLSFKEKMTFFTRKGLPVPDLPDRADYVLPDADLIEEEDEEEDDEEDKARETAIAINTALVASSNRNKNLSENHLGIVVSRRELNAAKSSAAAAAAAAASAKVNADATMPNTSAAAVNNQNSNGEQKDERYDYVVDRNYGVEV, from the exons TTATACCAAACCACAGTCGTTCGAAGATTGTGTCGGCGATGAGCTGCCGCATGGCTGGGAGGAAGCTTACGATCCACATATAGGACGCTACTATATCAATCACATAGAACAGTCGACGCAGCTGGAGGATCCGCGGCAGGAATGGAAGAGCGTGCAAGAGCAGATGCTGAGCGATTACTTGTCGGCCGCACAAGATCAGTTGGAGAACAAGCGTGAACTGTATGATATTAAGAAGCAGCGCTTACAGATAGCGCAGGAGGAGTATAATCAGCTGAACAAATTGGCGACCAGCAGAAGTAGTT TGTGTTCCTCTTCGAGCTCAATGAGTCGACACGATCCCGATTTGTTGCGCGCCGAGGTCGCCACGTCGTGGGAGCGTGTACGTCTGCTGCGGCAGGAACTGAAGCACATCACACACGATATTACACACACGCAGCGCGGCATGAATACGCTGTATTCGGTGGGCGAGAAGATCAATGCACGCCAGAATGGCTGCTATGACATCGCCGAAGTGCAGGCCATACGCGAGGAGATGCTTAAGGTGCACAAGTCCCTAGTGTCCGGTGAGAAGGTGCGCGAAGAGCTGATGCGCAGTTTGGTGGAGATTAAGAATGAGCTGAGTCGCCAACAGATCAACGATGAGAATGCTGAGCTGATGAATGCCGCCTCACCGTTCGATCGAGTTTGTGTCGCTTCGCAAACCGATCTGTGTGGCGCTGGCGATATGAATAGTGGCGCACGTTTTGCCGAGATGGCGAAGACGAAGTTGCAGTACTCAGAGTGGCGTAAACATATCAAGAAACTGCAACAGCAGTTGGTGGATCATGTGGAGCGTATCGATCCCGGCCAATTGGAGTCGGATAAGGATCGCATTCTGTTGATACAGGAAAAAGAAAAACTACTGAACGATTTGAATAGCATTTCGACGGAGTCACGCCCACATGAGGAGGTGCACGTCATACAGCAAACACGCCGTAAGCTGGAGGAAGATCTGAAAGAGGCGTATGAGGCTACAAATCAATGCATAGCGAAACGTTTGCGTTTCCACGAGGAGAAGCAGTTGCTGGTTGGTGAACTGCAGGAAGCGCTCAAATCTACAAAGAAACTGGAGGAACGTCTCAAGTCATTCTCATCGGAGAGCACATTCTCCATTAGCAGTGGTTCTAGTCTGGGTTCATTGTCGACGGCGAGCAGCAAGAGCGCGCTCAGCTTCACCGACATCTATATCGATCCATTCGCAGTGGATTCACAAATCGATGTGATCGATCTGCAGCGTCGCTCACAGCGTTtctatcaacagcaacaactgcaaGCCGCGCAGGCACAGTTACAGctgcaacaccaacaccaacaacaacaacaccagtcaCAAATGCATGCGCATCCACAGTTACAGCAGCAGCCCTCGTCGGAGTTGTCGCTTTCGCCGCGTAGCAGCCTCTCAATGGAAACACCACCCGCCTCGCCCATGAAATACAATGCCAATGCCGATCAAGTGGCGATCACCAGCCAAAGGCTCAAGGAGGAGCCAACCTATGCCAACACACCTGCAGGAGCCGCTTTGCCACCACTCTATCAGCCAAATCCTGCTTTGGCCGCTGCAATGGTACGTACACATGCACAGGATTTGGACTCAACACTGCTGGACTGCATGGTGTTGGAGGCCAAACTGCAAAAACTCAATTTATCCGCGCCACTTAACCTGCCCGCTGCGCCGTTGTCGCCAATTTCGGAGAAGCCATCATTGCTGGATCTGCCGCAAGAGATGCTCAGCCGTTCGTCATCCTCCTCGAATACACGTTCCGTGTCCGCGGCGGTAAGCAATGAATCAGTCGCTGGTGACTCTGGCGTTTTTGAAGCTTCACGCGCACATTTCCCGCGCAAGGAGCTGGCGCAAGTGCAGATCGGGCTGAAGTATCTGAAGGATAAGGGTGTACTAGTCGTATCGCTAGAACGTGCGAACAATCTCTCAGCGCTATGGACTGCGACCGCGGACAATTCACAAGT TTATTTACGCGCCGCTTTGTTGCCCAACTCGCTTACATCGATTCGCACAAAAGCCATGTCGGACTTCCAGAAACCTGTCTTCAGCGACACCTTTGCCGTGCCTATAACGCTCAGCAAGCTGCAGGCGAAGAGTTTACAGGTTACTGTGGTCAGCATGACCGGACAGAAGGAGGAGATTATC GGCACGGTACAGATCAGTATGGCCGAATTCAACGCCGACGATTCCACACTCAAGTGGTACAACGTGCTCAGTTCTAAGTTTATGCCAACGTTTGAGCCATTAGATATGCCCTCAACAAGTGCGGCTGCCGCTGCCAAagctgctgctgcagcagctGCGTCTACGGCTGCAACACCACATGCGTCCGCATCCAATGTTGCCGCCACAAATGCACCAAATGTCGTCAAGGAAGAGTCATCTGATGAATCGACCATTACCTCGTCACAAACCTCAACGCTGACACGCAATCAAGTGCCGCCCTTCGAGATGCAGGCGCAAATCACTGAAGAAATAGAACAACTGAGTGTAAACGATGAAGATGATGAAGACGAGGAGGACGATGATGTGGACGACGATGACGACAATGAGTTGGAGGAACTGTCACCTG ACTTCACAAAGAAAATGCTGGAGGCCTACAATTGCATCGATCTGATTAAGCAGGAATATGCGGACAAGGAGACGAACACCGAGTGCGCATTTCCACCCGAAAAATTACGCGCttcacagcagcaacagcaaatggCCGACGACAGACCGGTCAAACGTTCGCAGACATTCACGCCCTCAGCGGCAGTCAATAAGAATCGCTACATCTGCCGACTTAATCGCTCCGACTCGGATTCGGCAATGCATTTCGGCGTGACGCCACATCCCTTCCATCGCGGTGCTGTCGAGCGACGTTCACTGCGCTTCCACACCAAAGCGCCCAAACAAGTGACGA AACTTCGTCATACACACATACCAAGAACCAGTTTGGATTTGGAACTGGATCTGCAAGCGCAGCATAGCAAATTAGATTTCCTAAATGATCAAATTGCCAAATTGCAGAACTTGAAGCTAGT TCTGGAGAAGGGTCGTGATAATCGCGATCCCTTAATTGCCGCCTGGGCTATTGAGAATGAAGAGTTCCAACGCTTGGTCGAGCGTGCTGATCCGGCCAAATGTCCGGAGGAAAAGCAATTGAATAAACTGTTGGTGAAAACGGCAAAAGAAATGCACAAGTTGCGCAAAACCAAAGTGCCGAAGGGATCACCCGATTTGTTGTCGTTCAA AGAGAAAATGACCTTCTTCACACGCAAGGGCCTACCAGTGCCAGACTTGCCAGATCGCGCCGACTACGTGTTGCCCGACGCCGATCTGATCGAGGAGGAAGACGAAGAGGAGGACGACGAGGAGGATAAGGCACGCGAAACAGCGATCGCTATCAATACAGCGCTCGTGGCTAGCAGTAATCGAAACAAGAATCTCAGTGAGAATCATTTGGGCATCGTCGTCAGTCGTAGGGAGTTGAACGCAGCCAAGAGTAGCGCAGCTGCggccgcagcagcagcggcatcgGCAAAAGTGAATGCGGACGCAACAATGCCGAACACAAGTGCGGCGGCTGTGAATAACCAAAACAGCAATGGCGAACAGAAGGACGAGCGCTACGACTATGTGGTCGATCGTAATTACGGTGTCGAAGTTTGA